In Pseudobacter ginsenosidimutans, the following are encoded in one genomic region:
- a CDS encoding RNA polymerase sigma factor, with protein sequence MTSNGSHTDNILFQRIAQGDESAFEELFLRYVPRISPVIIQITGTEAMLKDIVQEVFLQLWINRERLPEVREPDNWIFKMVYNRSYSWVRKQVVRDRHQQSAIGEQEASGWEDPEAWFSFEETALILQQAIATLSPQARRIFHLKETGSKIQEIAAEAGISVDGVKKSLYRSAQQIKAYLAERGISLPLFLLVWWLEK encoded by the coding sequence TTGACCAGCAACGGCTCCCATACAGACAACATACTTTTTCAAAGGATCGCACAAGGAGATGAATCCGCCTTTGAAGAACTTTTCCTTCGCTATGTTCCGCGTATCAGTCCGGTCATCATTCAAATCACCGGCACCGAAGCCATGCTGAAAGATATTGTACAGGAAGTTTTTTTACAACTCTGGATCAACCGCGAACGTTTGCCGGAAGTGAGAGAACCGGATAACTGGATCTTCAAAATGGTGTACAATCGTTCCTATAGCTGGGTGAGGAAGCAAGTGGTCCGTGACCGCCACCAGCAATCGGCCATCGGGGAGCAGGAAGCCTCCGGATGGGAAGATCCGGAAGCATGGTTTTCATTCGAGGAAACGGCCCTGATCCTGCAGCAAGCCATTGCAACCCTTTCTCCGCAGGCCCGGCGGATCTTCCATCTCAAAGAAACTGGCAGCAAGATCCAGGAGATCGCAGCGGAGGCGGGCATCTCTGTGGATGGCGTAAAGAAATCGCTCTACCGCTCTGCACAGCAAATAAAAGCATACCTGGCAGAACGTGGCATTTCCCTGCCGCTATTCCTGCTGGTCTGGTGGCTCGAAAAATAA
- a CDS encoding FecR family protein, with protein sequence MEESYRIKYLLEQVQQRTATRAELDELLGLIRSDEDGSITAMITRFHSDLLRSGTAGISSSQIDWPAAAAEVLQVTRRAVPVRRVPLHRTWWAAASIVVLIGSCLYFFWTRSGTDHDSKPPVVAGTEAIAPGSNGAILTLGDGRQLVLDSLQNGVVAVEAGTELQLQHHQLQYENKAQSATTFNTLTTPRGRLFTVVLPDGTKAWLNAASSIRYPTAFIGEKREVAITGEVYFEVAELATKPFSVRVSESVQVQVLGTSFNVNAYSNEQSINTTLIEGKVKVMAGASPAILTPGKQARIKAGKIEVLSTDTDKVMAWKNGWFNFEGVTLQEIMRQLERWYDIGVVYPNGVPDIDLHGEMTRDVTLQGLLRGLKELGLQYKLEGKQLIILP encoded by the coding sequence ATGGAGGAATCATATCGAATAAAATATTTACTGGAGCAGGTACAACAACGGACGGCAACCCGTGCCGAACTGGACGAGCTGCTCGGTTTGATCCGTTCCGATGAGGATGGAAGTATAACGGCAATGATCACCCGTTTTCACTCGGATTTGTTGAGATCCGGAACTGCAGGCATATCTTCTTCGCAAATTGACTGGCCGGCGGCTGCCGCCGAAGTACTTCAGGTGACCAGGCGGGCGGTTCCCGTTCGTCGCGTCCCCCTTCACCGGACCTGGTGGGCGGCCGCCTCCATTGTTGTGCTGATCGGTTCCTGTCTGTATTTCTTCTGGACCCGCTCCGGAACGGATCATGATAGCAAGCCGCCCGTGGTGGCGGGTACAGAAGCGATAGCGCCCGGAAGTAACGGAGCCATCCTGACCCTGGGAGATGGACGTCAACTGGTACTCGATTCTTTGCAAAATGGTGTGGTGGCAGTAGAGGCGGGAACCGAACTGCAGTTGCAACATCACCAGTTGCAATACGAAAACAAAGCGCAAAGCGCCACCACTTTCAATACACTCACTACACCCAGGGGACGGCTGTTCACGGTGGTTTTACCCGATGGAACGAAAGCCTGGTTGAACGCTGCCAGCTCCATCCGGTATCCAACAGCGTTCATAGGTGAAAAAAGAGAGGTAGCCATAACAGGCGAAGTGTATTTTGAAGTGGCGGAACTGGCTACAAAACCTTTCTCAGTCCGCGTCAGTGAATCGGTGCAGGTGCAGGTACTGGGCACCAGTTTCAATGTGAATGCTTATTCCAATGAGCAGTCCATCAATACCACTTTGATAGAAGGAAAAGTAAAAGTGATGGCTGGTGCAAGTCCGGCAATATTGACACCCGGTAAGCAAGCCAGAATAAAGGCCGGTAAAATTGAAGTGTTGAGCACTGATACCGATAAAGTGATGGCCTGGAAGAATGGCTGGTTCAATTTTGAAGGAGTAACACTGCAGGAGATCATGCGGCAATTGGAACGCTGGTACGATATCGGGGTGGTGTACCCGAATGGCGTACCCGATATCGACCTGCATGGAGAGATGACACGGGATGTGACCCTGCAGGGATTGCTCCGCGGTTTGAAGGAACTAGGCTTACAGTACAAATTAGAAGGAAAGCAATTGATCATTTTACCATAA
- a CDS encoding RagB/SusD family nutrient uptake outer membrane protein, whose protein sequence is MKYKQYPITKYWQAFSLLLLCCLGITGCKKLIEVDLPIDRNPSETVFATTSTAVSAMTGVYVNMISEFCGPAGVSIAPALLCDEFKLKNEQGDRLYANNIDTDHSWDTWRPIYRTHMFGVNSVIEGVRKSTSLPARAKAILEGEARFTRAFLYLHLLSFYGDVPLALSTDFNVNSKLPRTAVDKVYDQIEEDLRFAQQNLDNRYLAKDLFTNAATRLRPNKGAANALLARVYLYRQKWAEAEAAASLLINDPQYELVNNLDAIFLKESHEAIWQIQTNQLEPDGVNTLEARYMLPRPGEDPRYYVSEDLYQSFEPGDQRRVHWTMDFTATKKCFYKYKQGFGVQESKEYLILMRLAEQFLIRAEARAQLGKLTGPGSAAEDLNRIRLRAGLGNTPASTKEELIDAILRERRIELSSECGHRWLDLKRTGRLQARMRIVTPLKGGVWLPYKELMPIPPGEFTYNPSLRGHQNPGYYEVP, encoded by the coding sequence ATGAAGTACAAGCAATACCCGATAACAAAATACTGGCAGGCATTTTCCCTGCTGCTGCTTTGCTGCCTGGGAATAACAGGTTGCAAGAAACTGATAGAAGTTGACCTGCCCATCGACAGGAATCCTTCGGAAACCGTATTTGCCACTACCTCTACGGCGGTATCCGCCATGACGGGCGTTTATGTGAACATGATTTCCGAATTCTGTGGCCCTGCAGGAGTCTCGATTGCGCCGGCATTGTTATGTGATGAATTCAAGTTGAAGAATGAGCAGGGTGACCGCTTATACGCGAACAATATAGACACGGACCATTCATGGGATACCTGGAGGCCCATTTACCGTACCCATATGTTTGGAGTGAACAGTGTGATCGAAGGCGTGCGCAAATCCACCAGCCTGCCTGCCAGGGCCAAAGCGATACTCGAAGGAGAGGCCCGCTTCACCAGGGCATTCCTGTATTTACACCTGCTCAGCTTTTACGGGGATGTTCCGCTAGCCCTCAGTACGGATTTCAATGTCAATAGTAAGCTCCCCAGAACGGCCGTCGATAAAGTGTACGATCAGATAGAAGAGGACCTTCGGTTTGCACAGCAAAATCTCGATAACCGTTATCTCGCAAAGGATCTCTTCACCAATGCCGCCACCAGGCTGAGGCCAAACAAGGGAGCCGCCAATGCGCTCCTGGCAAGGGTTTACCTGTACAGGCAAAAATGGGCGGAAGCTGAAGCTGCCGCCAGTCTGCTGATAAATGATCCACAATATGAACTGGTCAACAACCTCGATGCAATATTCCTCAAAGAAAGCCATGAAGCTATCTGGCAGATACAAACCAATCAACTGGAACCTGATGGTGTAAATACACTGGAAGCCCGGTACATGCTGCCCAGACCGGGTGAGGATCCCCGTTATTATGTAAGTGAAGACCTGTATCAAAGTTTTGAACCGGGCGACCAGCGCCGGGTGCACTGGACGATGGATTTCACTGCAACGAAAAAATGTTTTTACAAATACAAGCAAGGCTTCGGCGTACAGGAAAGCAAAGAGTATCTCATTTTAATGCGCCTGGCAGAACAATTCCTGATCCGTGCAGAAGCCAGGGCGCAATTGGGAAAGCTCACCGGGCCGGGCAGCGCCGCTGAAGACCTGAACAGGATCCGCCTCCGGGCCGGCCTGGGCAACACGCCTGCCAGTACGAAAGAGGAACTGATCGATGCTATCTTACGGGAAAGAAGGATCGAGCTGTCTTCCGAATGCGGGCATCGCTGGCTTGACCTCAAAAGGACCGGCAGGCTGCAGGCCCGCATGAGGATCGTAACGCCGCTCAAAGGGGGCGTATGGCTTCCCTACAAAGAACTGATGCCGATTCCGCCCGGCGAATTCACCTACAATCCTTCGCTGCGCGGACATCAGAATCCCGGATATTACGAGGTTCCCTAA
- a CDS encoding alpha/beta hydrolase family protein encodes MMRSFAGAMPLLAILCLCHSTLRAQKKILTDTSYLNWSWLHHDYHLSNDGRYLSYDIHCRERSSYLGVLATTKGEEITRISNRSDARFSEDSRYLVAELFSDSVLVFDLAKRKLILATPGKTFQLQQTGKTNWLVYRRSDSVIVRNLETGYNAIYPGVKECKPAFGGTALVMQKNSELIWLDLARQESRTIFNGDIIRLTISKDGKRIAFIHKEGNDFLVYHFAPSMTTAAIAARNTMEGMSPDHSINDGDMVFSPDGRSLYFELLKKSLPGTKDPDLLTNQVEVWHYRQPNLYGSQRWFPGVSRFKAVINLAAPNARMIQVENDSMVITGSLGNEYVIVKSNDLIRQDEEYFNEEQAPLYQLVSLKDGSRKTFRPRSSRLWHASLSKGEQFITWVNKDDQDLYCYEIATGITRNISAGLNLKPDMILINQGSPVIKLELNVDGWFGADERLLIQDKYDCWLLDPLGKQAPVNITNGYGRRNRIMFQPALSDAAATWPTGDIILRARNERTGDNGFWQTKPSGGDPVKKIMGAYKFSDPVKKIMGPYMFSWHKIDEPPRLRKAKNAAIYIVTRQSASESINLFVSTDLRSFQQISTIHPEKEYNWMSSEMIRYRKNDGDTGLAYLYKPENFDPSKKYPVIFQYYQTRNTEMHDYHRAGVEPNQIDIPWYVSNGYLVCIPDINHYKPGRIAETVINSVEGAARYLSRFAWVDSAKFGAQGHSFGGYETLLLIAHSRMFAAAQASAAVSDIVSAIGEQLSENMSSIPGMKQVRPIWGLVTSPGLTRRAISRTLPSSTLIRSPLRCC; translated from the coding sequence ATGATGAGATCATTTGCAGGGGCTATGCCCTTGCTGGCCATCCTATGCCTTTGCCATTCCACGTTGCGGGCGCAGAAAAAGATCCTGACAGATACCAGTTATTTGAACTGGAGCTGGTTGCACCATGACTACCATTTGTCGAACGACGGCCGCTACCTGAGCTACGATATACATTGCCGCGAACGTTCCAGCTATCTTGGCGTGCTGGCTACCACAAAAGGAGAGGAGATAACCCGGATCAGTAACCGATCAGATGCCCGCTTCTCGGAAGACAGCCGCTATCTTGTAGCTGAACTGTTCAGCGATAGCGTCCTGGTATTTGATCTGGCGAAGAGAAAGCTGATATTGGCCACTCCCGGCAAGACTTTCCAACTGCAACAGACCGGCAAAACCAATTGGCTGGTGTACAGGAGATCCGATTCTGTAATTGTCAGGAACCTGGAAACAGGCTACAACGCAATCTATCCCGGTGTGAAAGAGTGTAAGCCTGCCTTCGGAGGAACGGCGCTGGTGATGCAAAAAAACAGCGAGCTCATCTGGCTTGATCTCGCCAGGCAGGAAAGCAGGACTATTTTCAATGGCGATATCATCCGCCTTACCATCAGCAAGGATGGTAAGCGCATTGCATTCATCCACAAAGAAGGGAATGATTTCCTGGTATATCATTTTGCTCCTTCCATGACCACTGCTGCTATTGCAGCCAGGAATACAATGGAAGGAATGAGCCCTGATCATAGCATCAATGATGGCGATATGGTTTTCAGTCCTGATGGCCGTTCCCTTTATTTCGAGCTGCTCAAAAAAAGTCTTCCCGGAACAAAGGACCCAGACCTGCTGACCAATCAGGTGGAAGTATGGCATTACCGCCAGCCAAACCTCTATGGGAGCCAGCGCTGGTTCCCGGGTGTTAGCCGGTTCAAAGCTGTGATCAACCTGGCTGCGCCCAATGCCCGGATGATACAAGTGGAGAACGATAGCATGGTGATCACAGGTAGCCTGGGAAATGAGTATGTGATCGTAAAATCGAATGACCTGATAAGACAGGATGAAGAATATTTCAACGAAGAGCAGGCGCCTCTTTACCAGTTGGTCTCGCTCAAAGATGGGAGCAGGAAGACTTTCCGGCCACGTTCCTCCAGGCTCTGGCATGCAAGTCTTTCGAAAGGAGAACAATTCATTACCTGGGTCAACAAAGACGATCAGGACCTCTATTGCTACGAGATCGCGACAGGTATTACCCGGAATATTTCTGCCGGCCTGAACCTGAAGCCGGATATGATCCTGATCAACCAGGGATCGCCCGTCATAAAATTGGAATTGAACGTCGATGGATGGTTTGGAGCAGATGAGCGCCTGTTGATCCAGGACAAATACGATTGCTGGTTATTGGATCCCCTGGGAAAGCAGGCTCCTGTGAATATCACCAACGGGTACGGACGAAGGAACAGGATCATGTTCCAGCCCGCATTGAGTGATGCCGCCGCAACATGGCCCACCGGCGATATTATACTCCGTGCCCGTAATGAAAGAACAGGAGATAACGGTTTCTGGCAAACGAAACCGAGTGGTGGCGATCCGGTGAAGAAGATCATGGGGGCCTATAAGTTTTCCGATCCGGTGAAGAAGATCATGGGACCTTATATGTTTTCCTGGCATAAGATCGATGAGCCACCCAGGCTTCGCAAAGCCAAAAATGCAGCCATCTACATTGTAACCCGGCAATCCGCCAGTGAATCCATCAACCTGTTCGTCAGCACAGACCTTCGTTCCTTCCAACAGATCAGTACCATTCATCCCGAAAAAGAATACAACTGGATGAGCTCTGAAATGATCCGTTACAGGAAAAATGATGGTGATACCGGTCTGGCCTACCTGTACAAACCGGAGAACTTCGATCCCTCCAAAAAATACCCGGTCATCTTTCAATATTATCAGACAAGGAATACTGAAATGCACGACTACCACCGGGCTGGCGTAGAACCAAACCAGATCGATATTCCCTGGTATGTCAGCAATGGCTACCTGGTATGCATACCCGATATCAATCACTATAAGCCAGGGCGAATAGCCGAGACCGTTATCAATTCGGTGGAAGGGGCAGCTCGCTATCTCAGCCGGTTTGCCTGGGTGGACTCTGCCAAATTTGGCGCACAGGGACATAGTTTCGGAGGATATGAAACCTTGCTGCTGATCGCGCATTCCAGGATGTTCGCGGCGGCACAGGCTTCTGCCGCTGTGAGTGATATCGTGAGCGCCATCGGGGAACAGCTTTCGGAGAACATGAGCTCTATACCTGGTATGAAACAGGTCAGGCCAATATGGGGCCTGGTAACCTCCCCTGGTCTAACCCGCAGGGCTATATCGAGAACTCTCCCATCTTCTACGCTGATAAGATCACCACTCCGTTGCTGCTGA
- a CDS encoding SusC/RagA family TonB-linked outer membrane protein has translation MKLLIILLTVTFVHCYAGGNAQTVTLSGKDLTLKQIFTAIRQQTGYRVMTNSMLDSNKRTISLTVYEMAVAELLDMVLKEQPFRYVIEGKTIFLSEKPTHENGLMEKPSPPVEEREPVHGLVQDSTGNALAGATVMNKRTKKTVQTDPKGQFEIEADHGDVLVVSFIGFENKVLPVQGKLLVAIMQVSRSPLDVVQVQAYGTTSRRIATGNILTVKGADIARQPVSNPILALSGRVPNLIISPASGLPNAPVTIQLRGQNSLSAQSLRSEPLIIVDGVPFQNTLSGSQFTSFGSVGAKISALSFINPSDIEQIDVLTDADATSIYGSRGGNGVILVTTKKGKAGDARFSAGITMGNSRRSNRLTLLNTEQYLNMRRQAYIMNNMEVPDLNTADKNSSNYDLTLWDPNRETDWQDVLLGNSTPYLNANASLSGGSSTVQYLISGTYNKQRYIFPGENKYETGSALLSINGKSPNGRLRMGINTSYTINNSLSPNEDFSRLALRLAPNAPAIYHEGGTLNWEANPASPTGQASWENPFALLERKTTVRSDNIRASANFSYELLKDLVASASIGYSQITTRNLFISPMSAIDPSQLNATGQSFFSNNVSRSYTVDPQLTWRTDLFGGNLDLLAGASVQGQSSLSESFGAFGYTSDALLKDLGAAPQVGADNTSNQYKYAAAFGRITYNYNNRYILNLTGRRDGSSRFGPGNQFGNFWSVGGAWIFSNEFVAREHLPFLSFGKLRGSIGTSGQDGTGDYRYLELYESMPRISFHDMTILRTLGAANPDFHWESVHKLELGLELGFFNDRLLATTSWWRNRAGDQLGDYPLPATGGAYSIMRNMSGRIQNSGWEFILTAKIFDEKKFSWTISANYGIQNNKLLSIPDPGFNNYGLSRHVTVGKPFTGFALLYQSKGINPASGLYQFTDLDGNTTAYQYNENWDELLLDIRPRTVGLTSNIRWGSFSLDCMVQLTKQWGLNYLFNEAFLVGTPGGFVSEPGFVFGNMPVGRLDYWKEPGQSASFQKLYPYYLNGPIEAGYIKASRSDLAYVDASFIRLRNISLSWSIPETWAKKLQVASCQLFATGQNLLTITGYDGLDPEIQQSGITPLMKTFTAGIQVGF, from the coding sequence ATGAAACTTCTGATCATTTTGCTGACCGTTACTTTCGTTCACTGCTATGCCGGAGGCAATGCCCAAACCGTTACGCTCTCCGGTAAGGACCTTACACTCAAACAAATCTTTACGGCCATCAGGCAGCAAACCGGCTACCGGGTAATGACCAATTCCATGCTGGATAGCAACAAGAGGACCATCTCGCTGACCGTGTATGAAATGGCCGTGGCCGAACTGCTGGATATGGTGTTGAAAGAACAACCATTCCGGTATGTGATCGAGGGCAAGACGATCTTTTTGTCTGAGAAACCGACCCATGAAAATGGACTAATGGAAAAACCATCTCCGCCGGTGGAGGAGCGCGAGCCGGTCCACGGATTAGTGCAGGACTCCACCGGCAATGCACTTGCTGGTGCAACAGTCATGAATAAGCGAACAAAAAAAACTGTACAAACAGATCCTAAAGGGCAGTTTGAAATTGAAGCCGACCATGGCGATGTATTGGTTGTATCCTTCATAGGATTTGAAAACAAAGTTTTGCCGGTGCAGGGAAAATTGCTCGTTGCCATTATGCAGGTATCGCGCTCGCCGCTGGATGTGGTGCAGGTGCAGGCTTATGGCACCACCAGCCGGCGGATCGCCACCGGCAATATCCTTACCGTGAAGGGGGCGGATATTGCCCGGCAGCCGGTCAGCAATCCGATACTGGCATTATCCGGACGGGTGCCCAATCTGATCATCAGCCCGGCATCAGGTTTACCCAATGCACCGGTCACCATTCAGCTGAGAGGACAGAACAGTCTTAGTGCACAATCCCTGCGTTCTGAGCCACTGATCATCGTGGATGGTGTTCCCTTTCAGAATACATTGTCTGGTTCACAATTCACTTCATTCGGAAGTGTAGGCGCGAAGATCTCCGCCCTCAGCTTCATCAATCCTTCAGACATCGAGCAGATCGATGTGCTGACAGATGCGGATGCCACTTCCATCTACGGCTCCCGCGGCGGTAATGGCGTGATACTGGTGACCACCAAAAAAGGAAAAGCGGGAGATGCACGGTTCTCTGCCGGTATAACGATGGGCAATAGCCGAAGAAGCAACAGGTTGACCCTGCTCAATACGGAGCAATACCTGAACATGCGCCGGCAGGCCTATATCATGAACAATATGGAAGTGCCCGACCTGAATACGGCCGACAAGAACAGTTCGAACTACGATCTTACGCTTTGGGACCCCAACCGGGAAACCGACTGGCAGGATGTATTGCTGGGCAATTCCACACCCTATCTCAATGCCAATGCCTCTCTTTCCGGCGGAAGCTCCACAGTACAATACCTGATCAGTGGCACCTACAACAAACAACGCTATATTTTTCCTGGTGAAAATAAATACGAGACGGGCAGCGCCCTGCTGAGCATCAATGGAAAATCGCCCAATGGCAGGTTACGAATGGGAATCAATACTTCGTATACGATCAACAATTCTTTGTCGCCCAACGAAGATTTTTCCAGGCTGGCATTGCGGCTTGCGCCCAATGCCCCGGCCATCTACCACGAAGGCGGCACGTTGAACTGGGAGGCCAATCCGGCTTCACCTACGGGCCAGGCATCCTGGGAGAATCCTTTCGCACTGCTGGAAAGAAAAACAACTGTGAGGTCCGATAATATCCGGGCCAGCGCGAATTTCAGTTACGAGCTCTTGAAAGACCTGGTGGCCAGCGCCAGTATCGGTTACTCACAGATCACTACCCGAAATTTATTTATCAGCCCCATGAGCGCTATCGATCCTTCGCAGTTGAATGCAACAGGACAATCCTTCTTTTCCAATAATGTCAGCCGTTCATATACGGTGGATCCGCAATTGACCTGGAGAACGGATCTCTTTGGGGGGAACCTGGACCTGCTGGCTGGCGCTTCCGTGCAGGGGCAAAGCAGTTTGAGCGAATCTTTCGGCGCTTTCGGTTATACCAGCGATGCGCTGCTGAAAGACCTGGGAGCTGCGCCGCAGGTAGGCGCCGACAATACGAGCAACCAGTACAAATATGCTGCGGCCTTCGGCAGGATCACCTACAATTACAATAACAGGTATATCCTCAATCTCACAGGGCGCAGGGATGGTAGCAGCCGTTTTGGACCAGGGAACCAGTTCGGCAATTTCTGGTCGGTGGGCGGAGCCTGGATCTTCTCCAATGAATTTGTTGCCCGGGAGCATTTGCCTTTCCTGAGCTTCGGAAAGCTGCGAGGCAGCATCGGCACCAGCGGCCAGGATGGAACCGGCGATTATCGCTACCTGGAACTGTACGAGAGTATGCCGAGAATTTCTTTCCACGACATGACCATCCTCCGTACCCTCGGAGCGGCCAATCCCGATTTTCACTGGGAATCGGTTCATAAACTCGAGTTGGGCCTCGAACTGGGATTCTTCAACGACCGCCTGCTGGCCACCACCTCCTGGTGGAGGAACAGGGCAGGAGATCAGTTGGGCGATTATCCATTACCTGCTACCGGTGGCGCCTATTCGATCATGCGTAATATGAGTGGGCGCATCCAGAACAGCGGCTGGGAATTTATACTCACCGCGAAGATCTTCGATGAAAAGAAATTCAGTTGGACCATCTCTGCCAATTATGGAATACAGAACAACAAGCTCCTGTCCATTCCCGACCCGGGTTTCAACAACTATGGCCTGAGCCGTCACGTAACGGTGGGTAAGCCTTTTACCGGTTTTGCATTGTTGTACCAGTCGAAAGGGATCAATCCGGCCAGCGGGCTTTATCAGTTCACGGACCTGGATGGCAATACCACCGCTTATCAATACAATGAAAACTGGGATGAACTGTTACTGGATATCAGGCCACGTACGGTAGGACTGACCAGCAATATCCGCTGGGGGAGTTTTTCCCTGGACTGTATGGTGCAGTTGACCAAACAATGGGGACTGAATTATCTCTTCAATGAAGCATTCCTGGTAGGCACTCCCGGCGGATTCGTCAGCGAACCCGGTTTCGTGTTCGGCAATATGCCGGTGGGCAGGCTCGATTACTGGAAAGAGCCCGGGCAATCCGCTTCCTTCCAGAAATTATATCCTTACTACCTGAATGGACCGATAGAAGCGGGTTACATCAAAGCATCCAGGTCGGACCTGGCCTATGTGGATGCTTCGTTTATCCGTCTGCGTAATATCTCCTTGTCCTGGTCCATTCCCGAAACCTGGGCAAAGAAGCTGCAGGTGGCCAGTTGCCAGCTATTTGCTACTGGTCAGAACCTGCTTACGATCACGGGATATGATGGACTGGATCCGGAAATACAACAATCCGGTATCACGCCATTAATGAAAACATTCACTGCCGGCATCCAGGTCGGTTTTTAA
- a CDS encoding alpha/beta hydrolase family protein: MGPGNLPWSNPQGYIENSPIFYADKITTPLLLMHGYEDENVKFGQDIEMFTALRRLRKPVWILAYKDGHVIADHNELGKDAALRQRQFFEHYLKGKPAPVWMTKGVNPQDRNFKSGLQLDKSGAKP; this comes from the coding sequence ATGGGGCCTGGTAACCTCCCCTGGTCTAACCCGCAGGGCTATATCGAGAACTCTCCCATCTTCTACGCTGATAAGATCACCACTCCGTTGCTGCTGATGCATGGCTATGAAGATGAGAACGTGAAATTCGGACAGGATATCGAGATGTTCACAGCATTGCGAAGACTACGGAAACCCGTATGGATCCTGGCTTACAAGGATGGTCATGTTATTGCCGATCACAATGAGCTCGGTAAAGATGCCGCTTTGCGCCAGCGCCAGTTCTTTGAACATTATTTGAAAGGAAAACCTGCGCCCGTCTGGATGACGAAGGGTGTCAATCCCCAGGACAGGAATTTCAAAAGCGGATTGCAATTGGATAAGAGCGGTGCAAAACCATAA